A single Tenacibaculum sp. Bg11-29 DNA region contains:
- the cysD gene encoding sulfate adenylyltransferase subunit CysD, with protein sequence MNKYFLNYLDELESEAIFVLREVYAQFKNPVILFSGGKDSIVLAHLAKKAFYPSKIPFSLMHIDTGHNFSETIDFRDKLVTSLNVELIVGSVEDAIDEGRVIEEKGKNATRNSLQIRTLLDAIEDNQIDCAIGGGRRDEEKSRAKERFFSHRDEFGQWTPKNQRPELWNVFNGRMHMGENFRVFPISNWTEMDVWNYIKREQIEIPSLYFAHERKVVWRSNSWIPLSEHLPKIEGEEIFKKRIRFRTLGDITITGGIESDADTLEKIVNEVAAMKETERGNRSDDKRSETAMEDRKKQGYF encoded by the coding sequence ATGAATAAGTACTTTTTAAATTATTTAGATGAACTAGAATCTGAAGCTATTTTTGTTTTAAGGGAGGTATATGCACAATTTAAAAATCCAGTAATACTATTTTCTGGAGGAAAAGATTCAATAGTTTTAGCACATTTAGCTAAAAAAGCATTTTACCCAAGTAAGATACCTTTTTCATTAATGCATATAGATACAGGACATAATTTCTCTGAAACAATAGATTTTAGAGACAAACTTGTAACTAGTCTCAATGTAGAGTTAATAGTTGGTTCTGTAGAGGATGCTATAGATGAAGGAAGGGTTATAGAAGAAAAAGGGAAAAACGCTACAAGAAATAGCTTGCAAATTAGAACATTATTAGATGCTATTGAAGATAATCAGATAGATTGTGCTATTGGAGGAGGAAGAAGAGATGAAGAAAAATCAAGAGCAAAAGAAAGGTTTTTTTCTCATAGAGATGAGTTTGGTCAATGGACACCTAAAAACCAAAGACCAGAATTATGGAATGTCTTTAATGGCAGAATGCATATGGGAGAAAACTTTAGAGTGTTTCCAATTAGTAATTGGACCGAAATGGATGTATGGAACTATATTAAAAGAGAACAAATTGAAATTCCTTCTTTATATTTTGCTCATGAAAGAAAAGTTGTTTGGAGATCAAACAGTTGGATTCCGTTGTCCGAGCACCTTCCAAAAATAGAAGGAGAAGAAATTTTTAAAAAAAGAATAAGGTTTAGAACACTTGGAGACATAACAATAACAGGAGGTATAGAAAGTGATGCTGATACCTTAGAGAAAATTGTTAATGAAGTTGCCGCAATGAAAGAAACTGAAAGAGGAAACAGGTCCGATGATAAAAGATCAGAAACGGCTATGGAAGATAGAAAAAAACAAGGTTATTTTTAA
- the pseI gene encoding pseudaminic acid synthase produces MKIDSFEINEKSKVFIIAELSANHNGDLNTAIETIRAAKRSGADCIKLQTYTADTITLDCNKEDFLIKGTIWEGKNLYKLYKEAYTPWEWHEQLYKVAKEEGLVCFSSPFDKTAVDFLETLNTPAYKIASFEITDIPLIEYVASKGKPIIISTGIAKEEDIELALDACRRMGNNTIALLKCTSSYPAPLEEANLSMVKDLRTKYGVISGLSDHTLGATGPIVATCFGAKIIEKHFILDRSIGGADASFSMDEKEFTSMVKSVRDAEKSIGIIDYNLTQKQEKGRDFSRSLYVVEDTKAGDIITEKNIRSIRPGFGLHPKYYNEILGKKIKVNLDKGSRLKLTDIIK; encoded by the coding sequence ATGAAGATAGATTCTTTTGAGATAAATGAAAAAAGTAAGGTATTTATTATAGCAGAACTTTCTGCAAATCATAATGGAGACCTAAATACAGCAATAGAAACTATACGTGCAGCAAAACGTTCTGGTGCAGATTGTATTAAGTTACAGACATATACAGCAGATACAATTACTCTTGATTGTAATAAAGAAGATTTTTTAATAAAAGGAACAATTTGGGAAGGTAAAAACTTATATAAATTATACAAAGAAGCATATACCCCATGGGAATGGCATGAACAATTATATAAGGTAGCTAAAGAAGAAGGATTAGTTTGTTTCTCTTCTCCTTTTGATAAAACGGCTGTTGATTTTTTGGAAACGCTAAATACGCCAGCATATAAAATAGCTTCATTTGAAATAACAGATATACCATTAATAGAATACGTAGCATCAAAAGGAAAACCTATAATTATTTCAACAGGAATAGCTAAAGAAGAAGATATTGAGTTAGCATTAGATGCATGTAGAAGAATGGGAAATAATACAATAGCTCTTTTAAAATGTACATCAAGTTACCCAGCACCGTTAGAAGAAGCAAATCTTTCTATGGTCAAGGATTTAAGAACTAAATATGGAGTGATAAGTGGTTTATCTGATCATACATTGGGGGCAACTGGCCCAATTGTAGCAACATGTTTTGGTGCTAAAATAATAGAGAAACATTTTATTTTAGATAGGTCTATAGGTGGTGCTGATGCTTCTTTTTCTATGGATGAAAAAGAATTTACAAGTATGGTAAAGTCAGTTAGAGATGCTGAAAAATCTATCGGAATTATTGATTATAATTTAACCCAGAAACAAGAAAAGGGTAGAGATTTTAGTAGGTCACTATATGTTGTAGAAGATACTAAAGCAGGTGATATAATTACAGAAAAAAACATTAGGTCTATTCGTCCAGGTTTTGGATTACACCCTAAATATTATAATGAAATCTTAGGGAAAAAAATAAAAGTAAATTTAGATAAAGGATCTAGATTAAAATTAACAGATATTATTAAATAA
- a CDS encoding CatB-related O-acetyltransferase: MSKEESFIKFKSDHCIRSQSNKDMFYFLGGSKSFLKEDTGSLRNLFDNTLDYFHDKLKIKEGNKYIEPVKVSYHEIFGWTIDGKTSKSYLGKCSVNGNVEVQIGNSSYVSGACEINGSENLEIGSFTSIANGVEFFTSNINHPLSFATTFNLHSNSRLVENKTNIFLPNFCKEIEHLKENKSIYIGNDVWVGRDVMIMPGVSIPNGCVIGSKSIVTKSLQPYGIYVGSPAKLIKFRFDKKIINQLLEIDWWDWSFEKIKQNKAFFDTNFNDFKGNLKDLIKLK, from the coding sequence ATGTCTAAAGAAGAAAGTTTTATAAAGTTTAAAAGCGATCATTGTATTAGGTCTCAATCAAATAAAGATATGTTTTATTTCCTTGGAGGTTCTAAAAGTTTCTTAAAAGAAGATACAGGAAGTTTAAGGAATCTGTTTGATAATACATTAGATTACTTTCATGATAAGCTAAAAATAAAAGAAGGTAATAAATATATAGAACCAGTAAAAGTTTCATACCATGAAATTTTTGGATGGACTATTGACGGAAAAACATCAAAATCTTATTTAGGTAAATGCTCAGTAAATGGTAATGTGGAAGTTCAAATAGGAAATTCATCCTATGTAAGTGGAGCTTGTGAAATAAATGGTAGTGAAAACCTTGAAATCGGTAGTTTTACATCTATTGCTAACGGAGTTGAATTTTTCACTTCTAATATAAACCATCCTTTAAGTTTTGCAACAACTTTTAATCTTCATAGTAATTCTAGATTAGTAGAAAATAAAACTAATATTTTCTTACCTAATTTCTGTAAAGAGATAGAACACTTAAAAGAAAATAAATCCATATATATAGGAAATGATGTTTGGGTAGGTAGAGATGTAATGATTATGCCTGGTGTTAGTATTCCTAATGGTTGTGTAATAGGCTCAAAATCCATAGTAACAAAGAGTTTACAACCTTATGGTATTTATGTTGGATCTCCGGCAAAACTTATAAAATTTAGGTTTGATAAAAAAATAATAAATCAATTGTTAGAAATAGATTGGTGGGATTGGTCTTTTGAAAAAATAAAACAAAATAAAGCCTTCTTTGATACAAATTTTAATGATTTTAAAGGCAATTTGAAAGATTTAATAAAATTAAAATAG
- a CDS encoding sulfotransferase — translation MKDPIFICGHRKSGTTMFHNLFDGHNELLVYPSDLNLLYAYFPVYLSDNYSDNERLERLDIVLFKDLEFQLKNENLSNAINIQSFRELFFESLENSDLCDMKIIITKLMEAFSKVMDKPNRIPVIKETSIEIYSNEIFNWFPNAKFLHLVRDPRDNYAALKSGVKKYYSKMGEDEKQTLASLIYRTRFGLEMGLANINKYGKEKYIFVNFTQLVNNIDAEIKEIIKFLGISFKDSLLVPTRLGNEIKGNNFDGNKFNTVTNKNIGRWSERISEEEAKVIEFHLGELMKQFEFDLKFDYNDSAIIAAEFYKWQNYKYFFSDRFLSL, via the coding sequence ATGAAAGATCCAATTTTTATTTGTGGTCATAGAAAAAGTGGAACAACTATGTTTCATAATTTGTTTGACGGGCATAATGAACTTTTAGTTTACCCTTCAGATTTAAATTTACTTTATGCATATTTTCCAGTATATCTATCTGATAATTATTCAGATAATGAAAGGTTAGAACGATTAGATATAGTCCTGTTTAAAGATTTAGAATTTCAATTAAAAAATGAAAACTTATCTAATGCTATAAATATTCAGTCATTTAGAGAGTTGTTTTTTGAATCTTTAGAAAACAGTGATTTATGTGACATGAAAATTATTATAACAAAACTAATGGAAGCCTTTTCAAAGGTTATGGATAAGCCTAATAGAATACCCGTAATAAAAGAAACGAGTATAGAAATTTATAGTAATGAGATTTTTAATTGGTTTCCCAATGCTAAATTTCTTCATTTAGTTAGAGATCCAAGAGATAATTATGCCGCTTTAAAATCGGGTGTAAAAAAATATTACTCTAAAATGGGGGAGGATGAAAAACAAACATTAGCTAGTTTAATTTATAGAACTAGGTTTGGATTAGAAATGGGATTAGCGAATATTAATAAATACGGAAAAGAAAAGTATATTTTTGTTAATTTTACTCAGTTGGTAAATAACATAGATGCAGAAATAAAAGAAATAATAAAATTTCTAGGAATTAGTTTTAAAGATTCTTTATTAGTTCCGACACGTCTTGGAAATGAAATAAAAGGGAATAATTTTGACGGAAATAAGTTTAATACAGTAACCAATAAAAATATTGGTAGATGGAGTGAAAGAATTTCAGAAGAAGAAGCAAAGGTTATTGAATTTCATTTAGGAGAACTAATGAAGCAGTTTGAATTTGATTTAAAATTTGACTATAATGATAGCGCAATTATAGCGGCAGAATTCTATAAATGGCAAAATTATAAATATTTCTTTAGTGATAGATTCCTAAGTTTATGA
- a CDS encoding DUF4910 domain-containing protein, which produces MNTKQIEIGDLMYKWATDLFPINRSLTGEGVRETLRYIKNVLPELTVKSIASGEQVFDWEIPNEWNVKDAYIETPQGKKIANFKENNLHLMGYSIPINETVSLDDLQLHLHTIKEMPNAIPYVTSYYNENWGFCISENERLQLKEGDYKIVIDSKLEKGELNYAEIILPGTESKEILISTYICHPSMANNELSGPVVTMQLVKWLKEQDQLRYTYRIVFVPETIGSVAYISENFKSLKENVLGGFVVTCVGDDNNFSILTSKWGNSLFDKIGLNVLKNHTNDNFKMYSFLERGSDERQYSSVGVDLPIINLMRSKYGEYKEYHTSLDNLNYISPKGLLGGYEIHRKSIYLLENNYKYKVALPCEPQLGKRGLYPNISTIDTQKKIEVMMNIIAYSDGEKDLIDVANIIEADGGKCISIIKQLMVAKVIVKVD; this is translated from the coding sequence ATGAATACAAAACAAATAGAAATTGGAGATTTAATGTACAAATGGGCTACAGATTTATTTCCAATAAATAGAAGTTTAACAGGTGAAGGAGTTAGAGAAACATTACGCTATATAAAGAATGTTCTACCAGAATTAACTGTAAAAAGTATTGCAAGTGGAGAACAAGTTTTTGATTGGGAAATACCAAATGAATGGAATGTTAAAGATGCCTATATAGAAACACCACAAGGAAAAAAAATAGCTAATTTTAAAGAAAATAACCTTCACTTAATGGGGTATTCTATACCTATAAATGAAACTGTTTCTTTAGATGATTTACAATTGCATTTACATACAATAAAAGAAATGCCCAATGCAATACCTTACGTAACTAGCTATTATAATGAAAACTGGGGCTTCTGTATTTCAGAAAATGAAAGATTACAATTAAAAGAGGGGGATTATAAAATCGTAATTGACTCTAAGTTAGAAAAAGGAGAGTTAAATTATGCTGAAATAATACTTCCAGGAACAGAAAGTAAAGAAATTTTGATTTCGACCTATATATGTCATCCTTCAATGGCGAATAATGAATTATCAGGACCAGTTGTAACAATGCAATTGGTAAAATGGTTGAAGGAACAGGATCAATTGAGATATACTTATCGTATAGTTTTTGTGCCAGAAACAATTGGATCTGTAGCATATATCAGTGAAAATTTTAAATCTTTAAAAGAAAATGTATTAGGTGGTTTTGTTGTTACCTGTGTAGGAGATGATAATAATTTTTCTATATTAACTTCTAAATGGGGCAATAGTTTGTTTGATAAAATAGGGTTAAATGTTCTAAAAAATCATACAAATGATAATTTTAAGATGTATAGTTTTTTAGAAAGAGGTAGTGATGAAAGACAGTATTCTAGTGTTGGGGTAGATCTTCCGATAATAAATTTAATGAGATCAAAATATGGGGAATACAAAGAATACCATACTTCTTTAGATAATCTTAATTATATTTCTCCAAAAGGATTATTAGGAGGTTATGAAATCCATAGAAAATCTATTTATTTATTAGAAAATAACTATAAATATAAAGTAGCTTTACCTTGTGAGCCTCAATTAGGAAAACGTGGATTATACCCTAATATTAGTACGATTGATACTCAAAAGAAAATAGAAGTTATGATGAATATTATAGCCTATTCTGATGGTGAAAAAGATCTTATTGATGTGGCAAATATAATAGAGGCAGACGGAGGTAAATGTATTTCAATAATTAAACAATTAATGGTCGCAAAAGTAATTGTAAAGGTTGATTGA
- a CDS encoding sulfate adenylyltransferase subunit 1, with amino-acid sequence MEIEKNQLLRFTTAGSVDDGKSTLIGRLLYDSKSIFEDQLSAIEKTSKRRGHETVDLALFTDGLKDEREQGITIDVAYRYFTTPKRKFIIADTPGHIQYTRNMVTGASTANVALILIDARKGVIEQTKRHSYIASLLNISHIIVCVNKMDLVAYKEEVFNDVVSQYEELSSKMTIKDVRYIPISALEGDNVVHRSENMNWYQNAPLLHTLETIHISSDHNMIDARFPVQTVLRPQRDEYRDYRGYAGRVSSGIFRIGDDVRVLPSGFQSKIKEINFFDKQIETAFSQMSVAITLEDDIDVSRGNMLVKINNLPEVTQDITAMLCWFNEKSARPRAKYIIKHTTNDQKAIIKEVIYKVDIDTIKRIEDSKDLNMNDICKVKIRTTAPMMVDEYLQNRSTGGFILVDEATNETVAAGMIVN; translated from the coding sequence ATGGAAATAGAAAAAAACCAATTATTACGTTTCACAACGGCAGGTAGTGTTGATGATGGTAAAAGTACTTTAATAGGGCGATTATTATATGACTCTAAATCAATTTTTGAAGACCAACTTTCTGCCATAGAAAAAACAAGCAAGAGAAGAGGACATGAAACAGTAGATTTAGCATTGTTTACAGATGGTTTAAAAGATGAAAGAGAACAAGGTATTACTATAGATGTAGCTTATAGATACTTTACGACACCAAAACGTAAATTTATTATAGCTGATACACCTGGTCATATTCAATATACCCGAAATATGGTAACTGGAGCTTCAACTGCAAATGTAGCACTTATATTGATAGATGCAAGAAAAGGTGTTATAGAGCAGACTAAAAGACATTCTTATATAGCATCTTTGTTAAATATATCACATATTATTGTATGTGTCAATAAAATGGATTTAGTAGCATACAAAGAAGAGGTATTTAATGATGTTGTAAGTCAATACGAAGAGTTATCATCAAAAATGACAATAAAAGATGTTAGGTACATTCCAATTAGTGCTTTAGAAGGAGATAATGTAGTTCACAGATCAGAGAACATGAATTGGTATCAAAATGCACCATTGTTACATACATTAGAAACTATTCATATCAGTAGCGATCATAACATGATAGATGCTAGGTTTCCAGTTCAAACGGTACTAAGACCACAAAGAGATGAATATAGAGACTATAGAGGTTATGCAGGTAGAGTATCTAGTGGGATTTTTAGAATAGGGGACGATGTTAGAGTTCTACCATCTGGATTTCAGTCAAAAATCAAAGAAATAAATTTCTTTGATAAACAAATAGAAACAGCTTTCTCTCAAATGTCAGTCGCAATAACTTTAGAAGACGATATAGATGTTAGTAGAGGGAATATGCTCGTGAAAATTAACAATTTACCAGAAGTAACTCAAGATATAACAGCAATGCTTTGTTGGTTTAATGAAAAAAGTGCTAGGCCAAGAGCTAAATATATTATAAAACATACTACAAACGACCAAAAAGCGATAATAAAAGAAGTTATTTATAAAGTTGATATCGATACAATTAAAAGGATTGAAGATAGCAAAGATTTAAATATGAATGATATTTGTAAAGTGAAAATTAGAACTACTGCTCCAATGATGGTTGATGAATATTTGCAAAACAGATCTACAGGAGGGTTTATTTTAGTTGATGAAGCTACAAATGAAACTGTTGCAGCTGGAATGATTGTAAATTAA
- the cysC gene encoding adenylyl-sulfate kinase: MIKNIIPHSFTITKKDRHSKNGHNSFLIWFTGLSGSGKSTIANALELELYKKDVSTYLLDGDNIRRRINKDLTFSPEDRKENIRRISEISNLFVDAGTVVLSAFVSPYRQDREYIKEIVGKDNIIDVFVNTPLEECERRDVKGLYKKARNGEITNFTGINAPYEEPINPDVEINTEKMSIEESVIKIMTVVNKKLKNE, from the coding sequence ATGATTAAAAATATTATTCCTCATAGTTTTACTATAACAAAAAAAGATAGACATAGTAAAAATGGACACAACTCTTTTTTAATATGGTTTACAGGACTTTCTGGTTCTGGGAAATCTACTATTGCTAATGCTTTAGAATTGGAACTTTATAAAAAAGACGTAAGCACTTATCTGCTAGATGGAGATAATATACGTAGGAGAATAAATAAGGATTTAACCTTTTCTCCAGAAGATAGAAAAGAAAATATTAGAAGAATTTCTGAAATATCAAATTTATTTGTGGATGCAGGAACCGTTGTTTTATCTGCTTTTGTATCACCTTATCGTCAAGATAGAGAATATATAAAAGAAATTGTTGGAAAAGATAATATTATTGATGTATTTGTAAATACACCTCTAGAAGAATGTGAAAGAAGAGATGTAAAAGGGTTGTATAAAAAAGCACGTAATGGAGAGATAACTAACTTTACAGGGATAAATGCTCCTTATGAAGAACCAATCAACCCAGATGTTGAGATAAACACAGAAAAAATGTCAATTGAAGAGTCTGTTATAAAGATAATGACTGTAGTAAATAAAAAGCTAAAAAATGAATAA
- a CDS encoding DUF2061 domain-containing protein, producing MKDISRKRHVAKTITWRLIATGTTVILAWLISGDPMIGLKVGGWEFLIKMGLYYLHERAWYKVDFGLIKRKFKKWKND from the coding sequence ATGAAAGATATATCTAGAAAAAGGCATGTTGCTAAAACAATTACTTGGAGGCTAATAGCCACTGGAACAACTGTTATATTAGCTTGGTTAATTTCAGGTGATCCAATGATTGGGTTAAAAGTAGGTGGATGGGAATTTCTGATAAAAATGGGGTTATACTATTTGCATGAGAGAGCTTGGTATAAAGTTGATTTTGGGCTGATTAAAAGAAAGTTTAAAAAATGGAAGAATGATTAA
- the cysQ gene encoding 3'(2'),5'-bisphosphate nucleotidase CysQ: MNKNLLINNNLMVAIKASIYAGHEILKVYNEKFNYELKDDLSPLTAADKNANDVINKYLETTNIPIISEENTQIDYEVRKKWKQCWIVDPLDGTKEFIKRNGEFTVNIALIDNGKPIIGVIYIPVEEKLYYADVEKGKAYVIDINKESISDDFLFNESVLIKKRDKIEKEKIKVVGSRSHMNDETLTFIDNLRAKRFKVEVVSKGSSLKFCLVVEDKADIYPRFAPTMEWDTAAAHAICNASGVSIIGEDTKEELTYNKKNLLNPWFICK; encoded by the coding sequence ATGAATAAAAATCTTTTAATTAACAATAATCTAATGGTAGCTATTAAAGCTTCTATATATGCTGGACATGAGATTCTTAAAGTTTATAATGAAAAATTTAATTATGAACTTAAAGACGATTTATCTCCTCTAACAGCTGCTGATAAAAATGCAAACGATGTAATTAATAAGTATTTAGAAACCACAAATATTCCTATAATTAGTGAAGAAAATACACAAATAGATTACGAAGTAAGAAAAAAATGGAAACAATGCTGGATTGTAGATCCATTAGATGGGACTAAAGAATTTATAAAAAGGAATGGAGAATTTACAGTAAACATAGCGTTAATAGATAATGGTAAACCTATTATAGGAGTTATATATATACCTGTAGAAGAGAAATTATATTATGCTGATGTAGAAAAAGGAAAAGCTTATGTAATTGATATTAATAAAGAGAGTATTTCTGATGATTTCTTATTCAATGAGTCTGTTTTAATAAAGAAAAGGGATAAAATAGAAAAGGAAAAAATAAAAGTTGTTGGCAGCAGATCTCATATGAATGATGAAACTTTAACCTTTATAGATAATTTAAGAGCAAAAAGATTTAAAGTTGAAGTTGTTTCTAAAGGAAGTTCTTTGAAATTTTGTTTGGTTGTTGAGGATAAAGCAGATATTTATCCTAGATTTGCACCTACAATGGAATGGGATACAGCAGCAGCGCATGCTATTTGTAACGCAAGTGGTGTTAGTATAATCGGAGAAGATACTAAAGAAGAACTGACATACAATAAAAAAAATCTATTAAACCCTTGGTTTATTTGTAAATAA
- a CDS encoding lipopolysaccharide biosynthesis protein translates to MFTYEKNNQYNYKTIVQKSYSKNYLKIYFWQGVSLLLNFLTLFIVIPYLTSDKTTYGVYTICISFSIFLTYADFGFVGAGKKYATEYFAKGDRENEIKTIGFTSFVLLIFLLLFSSFFIIVSFYPTFFIKDIKGNGQEYIASTLLLILGLFTIVTLLQRLSQMIFGIRLDDFICQRINIVGSLLKIISVLWFFNNGKYNIIGYFLFTQIVNLATSSFALIIARKRYQYDFKLLINSLKFNKKVFNKTKKLAFASLFITFSWILYYELDSVIIGKFLGVNQVAVYAIGLTVLTFFRSIFGILFSPFNTRFNHFIGLDDEEGLKSFLKHIVVMLAPVVVFPILTMAMLLKPLILCWVGENYSNSVYISQLLIMCYLFAFITYPISNLLVAKERLKELYYLAALLPFIFWIGIILSVSHIGVLAFAIFKFTAFTISMVFYYRIMMRYMGMSFWKSILIIFKPMFLSLLFLIISAILIKNYLPFEKNKINLLIVMLSIGVIVVGAFIIHYLSSNNWRSQVLKTLKR, encoded by the coding sequence ATGTTTACTTATGAAAAAAATAATCAATACAATTATAAAACTATAGTGCAAAAATCATATTCTAAAAACTATTTAAAAATATATTTTTGGCAAGGAGTTTCTTTATTGCTGAATTTTTTGACATTATTTATTGTTATACCATATTTAACTTCAGATAAAACTACATATGGGGTATATACTATATGCATCTCTTTTTCAATATTTTTAACCTATGCTGACTTTGGTTTTGTAGGTGCTGGTAAAAAATATGCAACTGAATACTTTGCTAAAGGAGATAGAGAGAATGAAATAAAAACAATTGGTTTTACTAGTTTTGTCTTGCTTATATTTTTATTGTTATTTTCTTCTTTTTTCATAATAGTTAGTTTTTATCCTACATTTTTTATAAAAGATATTAAAGGAAATGGTCAAGAATATATAGCGTCAACATTGTTGTTAATTTTAGGGCTTTTTACAATTGTTACATTACTTCAAAGGCTTTCTCAAATGATTTTTGGAATAAGATTAGATGATTTTATTTGCCAGAGGATTAATATTGTTGGAAGCTTATTAAAAATTATTTCTGTTTTGTGGTTTTTTAATAATGGGAAGTATAATATTATAGGTTATTTTCTTTTTACACAAATAGTAAATTTAGCGACATCATCTTTTGCTCTAATAATAGCAAGAAAAAGGTATCAATATGATTTCAAGTTATTAATCAATTCATTGAAATTTAATAAAAAGGTGTTTAATAAAACTAAGAAGTTAGCTTTTGCGAGTCTTTTCATAACTTTTTCTTGGATTTTATATTATGAGTTAGATTCTGTAATAATTGGAAAGTTTTTAGGTGTAAATCAAGTAGCAGTTTATGCAATAGGATTAACTGTATTAACTTTTTTTAGAAGTATTTTTGGTATTTTATTTTCGCCATTTAACACACGTTTTAATCATTTTATAGGTCTTGATGATGAAGAAGGACTTAAGTCATTTTTAAAACATATAGTAGTTATGTTAGCTCCAGTAGTCGTGTTTCCTATACTAACAATGGCAATGCTTTTAAAACCTCTTATTTTGTGCTGGGTTGGTGAGAACTATAGTAATTCCGTGTATATCTCTCAATTACTTATAATGTGCTATCTTTTTGCTTTTATCACCTATCCAATAAGTAATTTGTTGGTAGCAAAAGAAAGATTAAAGGAATTATATTATTTAGCAGCTCTTCTTCCATTTATATTTTGGATAGGAATTATTTTGTCTGTATCACATATCGGAGTATTAGCGTTTGCTATATTTAAATTTACAGCTTTTACTATTTCTATGGTTTTTTATTATAGAATAATGATGAGATATATGGGGATGAGTTTTTGGAAATCTATATTGATTATATTTAAACCAATGTTTTTGTCTTTACTTTTTTTAATAATATCAGCAATCTTAATAAAGAATTATTTACCTTTTGAAAAGAATAAAATTAATTTATTAATAGTTATGTTATCCATTGGAGTAATTGTTGTAGGAGCATTTATAATACATTATTTATCTTCTAATAATTGGCGATCTCAAGTTCTGAAAACTTTAAAAAGATAA
- a CDS encoding GNAT family N-acetyltransferase gives MNGYKVLNTQFFEKNNFKIIPIRYEDRINIMNWRNEQMYHLRQQTLLTLEDQNNYFSNVISQIFNDNKPNQILFSYLENDVCIGYGGLVHINWIDKNAEISFIMNTSLEKEYFKYHWSTFLNLLQKVAFEELNLYKIFTYAFDLRPNLYKALEDSLFCKEAILKDHCLFNEEYIDVVIHSKINKEYLYFREAKFDDADDYFKWLNDSEVRNQSYNSNKVNFEDHVKWFKSKIKDSKTLLLIFQNSEKQNIGQIRIQKTEEREALIGLSIDKKHRGNNYASKALKIASEYFLGLNPNFIINAFIKIENTKSEKAFKNSGFELENIVEYEKHKSFHYINKTK, from the coding sequence ATGAATGGATATAAAGTTTTAAATACACAATTTTTTGAAAAGAACAATTTTAAAATAATTCCTATTCGTTACGAAGACAGAATTAATATAATGAATTGGAGAAATGAACAAATGTATCATTTAAGACAGCAGACACTGTTAACATTAGAAGATCAAAATAATTATTTCTCAAATGTTATTTCTCAAATTTTTAATGATAATAAACCAAATCAAATTCTATTTTCTTACCTAGAAAATGATGTATGCATTGGATATGGAGGCTTAGTGCATATTAATTGGATTGATAAAAATGCAGAAATTTCCTTTATAATGAATACTAGTCTAGAGAAAGAGTATTTTAAATATCATTGGTCAACTTTTTTAAATTTATTGCAAAAGGTAGCTTTTGAAGAATTAAATTTATATAAAATTTTTACTTATGCATTTGATTTAAGACCAAATTTATACAAAGCTTTAGAAGATTCACTATTCTGTAAAGAAGCTATACTTAAAGATCATTGTCTATTTAATGAAGAATACATAGATGTTGTTATTCATTCGAAAATAAATAAAGAATATCTGTATTTTAGAGAAGCGAAATTTGATGATGCAGATGATTATTTTAAATGGTTAAATGACTCTGAAGTAAGAAACCAATCATATAATTCAAATAAAGTGAATTTTGAAGATCATGTTAAATGGTTCAAATCTAAAATTAAAGATAGTAAAACTTTATTGTTAATTTTTCAAAATTCAGAGAAACAGAATATAGGTCAAATCAGAATTCAAAAAACAGAAGAGAGAGAAGCATTAATAGGGCTTTCAATAGATAAAAAACATAGGGGTAATAATTATGCAAGTAAAGCCTTAAAAATTGCATCAGAGTATTTTCTAGGTTTAAACCCAAATTTTATAATTAATGCATTTATAAAAATTGAAAATACAAAATCGGAAAAAGCTTTTAAAAATTCAGGCTTTGAATTAGAAAATATTGTAGAATATGAAAAACATAAAAGTTTTCATTATATAAATAAAACAAAATGA